A region from the Paenibacillus humicola genome encodes:
- a CDS encoding PucR family transcriptional regulator: MRNHDQSKFTCEDILLIPDLKDAVVLAGTEGMRRPITRVNVMEVPDVIDWVRPGEFLITSGFPFRDRPELLADIIPQLNEKGVAALGIKTKRFIDRIPERAIEIANELGFPFFELPMSIVFSDVVRDIMERVLVQEARELSLLQSRFQKLSQQLLLGEGIEPFLKTLDGMLDNPVLILDETDHLFVSPQAERIDGLLDEPAIWTQLRSDISLGVSFLSLGERRIRVYISSVSGKQRHHSLLILLEWNREHTVVDHLTIDRAGVLVELEMANINARKEVEARYIDQFLQDWITGRIVTVEDLNLRAEACGCPIEEGRRLVVGLVYWHDSRPPVKKLQQTVKQLRARWRPGQLQLTVIEGELVLLASLPAAAPDPRAEVPLAELRSALGTEAPYSICIGREAIRREKVGESYGHAKKIHDIAGICGLTEPLIDEKNLGVFRLLYLLPDNDEVRMFRDRYIEPLLEYDSKHNTLMLATLKTFFMHNRNVKKTARELYTHYNTVSYRVERACELLEIDSQNGDDMLQLQLAMKLHDMRPAGPANGMQASGREGAR, encoded by the coding sequence ATGAGGAATCACGATCAGAGCAAGTTCACCTGCGAGGACATTCTCCTGATTCCCGATCTCAAGGATGCGGTCGTGCTCGCGGGAACCGAGGGCATGCGGCGGCCGATTACGCGCGTGAACGTCATGGAGGTTCCCGACGTCATCGACTGGGTCCGGCCCGGGGAATTCCTCATCACGAGCGGATTTCCTTTTCGGGACCGCCCGGAGCTGCTGGCGGACATCATTCCGCAGCTGAACGAGAAGGGGGTCGCGGCTCTCGGCATCAAGACCAAGCGGTTTATCGACCGGATTCCCGAGCGGGCGATCGAGATTGCCAACGAGCTCGGGTTCCCTTTCTTCGAGCTGCCGATGTCGATCGTTTTTTCTGATGTCGTCCGCGACATTATGGAGCGCGTGCTGGTGCAGGAGGCGCGCGAGCTGTCCCTGCTGCAGAGCCGGTTTCAGAAATTGTCGCAGCAGCTGCTGCTTGGCGAAGGGATCGAACCGTTTCTGAAAACGCTGGACGGAATGCTCGACAATCCGGTGCTCATTCTGGACGAGACGGACCACCTGTTCGTCTCGCCGCAGGCGGAGCGGATCGACGGCCTGCTGGACGAACCCGCGATCTGGACGCAGCTGCGGAGCGACATCAGCCTCGGCGTCAGCTTCCTCAGCCTCGGAGAACGGCGCATCCGGGTCTATATTTCCTCGGTATCGGGCAAGCAGCGCCATCACTCGCTGCTCATCCTGCTGGAGTGGAACCGCGAGCATACCGTTGTCGACCACTTGACCATCGACCGCGCCGGCGTGCTCGTCGAGCTGGAAATGGCGAACATCAACGCGCGCAAAGAAGTGGAGGCCCGGTATATCGACCAGTTTCTCCAGGACTGGATAACCGGCCGGATCGTGACGGTGGAAGACCTCAACCTGCGGGCCGAAGCTTGCGGCTGCCCGATCGAGGAGGGGCGCAGGCTTGTGGTCGGCCTGGTCTACTGGCATGACAGCAGGCCGCCCGTGAAAAAGCTTCAGCAGACGGTGAAGCAGCTGCGGGCGAGATGGCGCCCCGGGCAGCTGCAGCTTACGGTGATCGAGGGCGAGCTCGTGCTGCTGGCGTCGCTGCCTGCGGCCGCGCCCGATCCGAGAGCCGAGGTGCCGCTCGCGGAGCTGAGAAGCGCGCTCGGAACGGAAGCGCCGTACTCGATCTGCATCGGGCGCGAGGCGATCCGGCGGGAGAAGGTCGGCGAGAGCTACGGACACGCCAAAAAGATCCATGATATCGCCGGCATCTGCGGCCTGACGGAGCCGCTGATCGACGAGAAAAATCTCGGCGTGTTCCGGCTGCTTTATTTGCTGCCGGATAACGACGAAGTGCGGATGTTCCGCGACCGGTACATCGAGCCGCTGCTCGAGTACGACAGCAAGCATAATACGCTTATGCTGGCGACGCTGAAAACGTTTTTTATGCACAACCGCAATGTGAAGAAGACGGCCCGGGAGCTGTATACCCATTACAATACAGTGTCCTACCGGGTGGAGCGCGCCTGCGAGCTGCTTGAGATCGACTCGCAAAACGGCGACGATATGCTGCAGCTGCAGCTGGCGATGAAGCTGCACGACATGCGGCCCGCGGGACCGGCAAACGGCATGCAGGCATCGGGAAGGGAAGGGGCGCGATGA
- the atzF gene encoding allophanate hydrolase: MAEDELAKGKLTPEELVLELVRRAKEDAELNIWITPPDMETARPYLERLRGTDPTSLPLWGIPFAVKDNIDAAGFPTTAACPAFAYEPAANAAVVERLIAAGAIPLGKTNLDQFATGLVGTRSPYGETANALRQELISGGSSSGSAVAVARGHAAVALGTDTAGSGRVPAALNGLVGFKASVGAWPSRGTVPACASIDCITVFAHTTEDALAIDAAVRGFDPEDPWSRAFPQTEVALPGKIFLPKEGLPFFGPFGREYEAAWNSAVERIESLGLPVESIDYAPFAEAASLLYDGPWVAERWADLGEFAESHPGELFPVTERVLRTGASSALTAASAFKSMHTLQELRRKVRLALKDAVLILPTCGGTWSREQVRRDPVAANSAMGLYTNHCNLLELCAIAVPAGYAAADTPFGISCFALAGQDGLIGGMAMLLQGGTPPAKPAPDDSAPDANMQGTNTPGASAPDANTQGANTPDANMPDASTPDATTLNAYTPVAVCGLHMRGFPLERQMAEHSARFIRQSATAAKYKLVRLNTSPAKPGLIRQLRDGSSIEVEIWEMPLAAFGAFAGAIPAPLGIGRIELEDGTEVPGFLCEGYAESESEDISTFGGWRGYTASFERVGPK; this comes from the coding sequence GTGGCTGAAGATGAACTTGCAAAAGGGAAGCTGACGCCGGAGGAGCTGGTGCTTGAGCTGGTCCGCAGGGCGAAGGAGGACGCGGAGCTGAATATATGGATTACGCCGCCGGATATGGAGACGGCGCGTCCTTATTTGGAACGGCTTCGCGGGACTGACCCGACCAGCCTGCCGCTGTGGGGCATTCCCTTCGCGGTGAAGGACAATATTGACGCGGCCGGCTTTCCCACGACAGCCGCCTGTCCCGCTTTTGCGTATGAGCCCGCAGCAAATGCAGCGGTCGTGGAGCGGTTGATCGCTGCGGGCGCCATTCCGCTGGGCAAGACGAACCTCGACCAGTTCGCCACCGGGCTTGTCGGAACGCGAAGCCCGTACGGCGAAACGGCGAACGCGCTGCGCCAAGAGCTGATCAGCGGAGGCTCAAGCTCCGGTTCGGCGGTCGCGGTAGCCCGGGGGCACGCAGCGGTTGCGTTGGGCACGGACACGGCCGGCTCCGGCCGCGTCCCCGCCGCGCTGAACGGGCTGGTCGGCTTCAAGGCGAGCGTCGGGGCATGGCCTTCGCGGGGCACGGTTCCCGCCTGCGCCAGTATCGACTGCATCACCGTATTTGCCCATACGACGGAGGATGCACTGGCCATCGATGCGGCGGTTCGCGGATTCGACCCGGAAGACCCTTGGTCGCGGGCATTTCCGCAGACGGAAGTTGCGCTTCCTGGAAAAATATTCCTACCGAAAGAGGGGCTGCCATTCTTCGGACCGTTCGGACGGGAATACGAGGCGGCGTGGAATAGTGCCGTCGAACGCATCGAATCGCTCGGGCTGCCCGTCGAATCTATCGACTACGCGCCGTTCGCCGAGGCCGCGTCCCTGCTGTACGACGGCCCGTGGGTAGCCGAGCGCTGGGCCGATCTCGGCGAATTTGCCGAATCCCACCCGGGCGAACTGTTCCCGGTCACGGAGCGGGTGCTGCGCACGGGCGCTTCCTCCGCGCTGACCGCCGCTTCGGCCTTCAAGTCGATGCACACCTTGCAGGAGCTCCGCCGCAAGGTTCGGCTTGCGCTGAAGGACGCCGTGCTGATCCTGCCCACCTGCGGCGGCACGTGGAGCCGCGAACAGGTGCGCCGGGATCCGGTCGCGGCGAACTCCGCGATGGGCCTGTACACGAATCACTGCAACCTGCTGGAGCTGTGCGCAATTGCCGTCCCGGCCGGATATGCGGCGGCGGATACCCCGTTCGGCATCAGCTGCTTCGCGCTCGCCGGGCAGGACGGCCTGATCGGCGGCATGGCGATGCTGCTGCAGGGCGGCACGCCGCCGGCGAAGCCGGCGCCGGACGACAGTGCGCCGGACGCCAATATGCAGGGAACCAATACGCCGGGCGCCAGTGCGCCGGACGCCAATACGCAGGGCGCCAATACGCCGGATGCCAATATGCCGGATGCCTCTACGCCAGACGCCACTACGCTGAACGCCTATACTCCGGTCGCGGTGTGCGGCCTGCACATGCGCGGATTCCCGCTGGAGCGGCAAATGGCCGAGCATAGCGCCCGTTTCATCCGGCAGTCGGCTACGGCCGCCAAATATAAGCTGGTCCGGCTGAATACGTCTCCCGCCAAGCCCGGGCTGATCAGGCAGCTCCGGGATGGAAGCTCCATCGAGGTGGAAATTTGGGAGATGCCGCTCGCTGCGTTCGGAGCCTTCGCGGGTGCCATTCCCGCGCCGCTCGGCATCGGCCGTATCGAGCTCGAGGACGGAACGGAGGTCCCCGGCTTTCTGTGCGAAGGCTACGCGGAGTCCGAGTCCGAGGACATTTCCACATTCGGCGGATGGCGCGGCTACACGGCTTCATTCGAGCGAGTCGGCCCGAAGTGA
- a CDS encoding prenyltransferase/squalene oxidase repeat-containing protein, giving the protein MTGRLNDGIAFLTRRLLTLQSADGSWRLGFFEEGSTTDAAVVLLFTAVFPERAGTVRRLCERIAANQRPEGWWTVYPDEPGGHASATAENYYALLAAGYDSGSVVRRAGEAFAELGGRKRIDSLMTKFLLAVNGRYPWPKWFPVPITLLLLPVSSPVHFHLFSGYARVHMAPMLLLGDCKPVFGPERFPAEAAFSRPPGGDPAFRADAEWARHFDRRLMAGGSLPHPGGIGRGAQAFRPEDDAGGQMQHPPGRLTGRLRRQAAERAVRYMLDRLEPSGTLYSYTTATVLMVYALLSAGFSPKHPVIANAAAGLESFLITDRNNGQTTLQNATSTVWDTALISHALQKAGLPAAHPAIQGAGRYLLARQHTRTGDWKLQAPGAVPGGWGFSDCNTINPDVDDTSAALRAIAGLRGSPAGEEAHNRGLQWLLALQNDDGGWGAFERNCDSPLVKWLPLDGAGDAAADPSSADLTGRALEYLGGTAGLTVRLPFIRRAADWLYLNQEPNGSWYGRWGVCYLYGTWAALTGLIAVGENPRHPQIRKAAEWLRYIQHDDGGFGESCVSDRVKRFVQLPLSTVTQTAWALDALVAVQDRPDESARKAADYLLRNVGTDGPAARYPTGGALPGQMYTRYESYPLVWPLLALAHYRSKYGV; this is encoded by the coding sequence ATGACCGGCCGGCTAAATGACGGAATCGCCTTCCTGACCCGCAGGCTGTTGACGCTGCAAAGCGCCGACGGCAGCTGGCGTCTCGGCTTCTTCGAGGAGGGATCGACGACGGATGCCGCGGTTGTCCTGCTGTTTACCGCGGTTTTTCCGGAGCGGGCCGGCACCGTACGCCGGCTCTGCGAGCGGATCGCCGCGAATCAGCGGCCGGAAGGCTGGTGGACCGTCTATCCGGACGAACCGGGCGGCCACGCTTCCGCGACGGCCGAAAATTATTACGCCCTGCTTGCGGCCGGCTACGATTCGGGATCGGTCGTCCGCCGGGCAGGCGAGGCGTTCGCGGAACTCGGCGGCCGCAAACGAATCGACAGCCTGATGACGAAGTTTCTGCTCGCCGTGAACGGGCGGTATCCTTGGCCGAAATGGTTTCCGGTGCCGATTACGCTCCTGCTGCTGCCGGTTTCGTCGCCGGTGCATTTCCATCTGTTTTCCGGCTATGCCCGCGTCCATATGGCGCCGATGCTGCTGCTCGGCGACTGCAAGCCGGTTTTCGGGCCGGAACGGTTTCCGGCGGAAGCCGCCTTCTCCCGGCCGCCCGGCGGCGATCCCGCATTCCGCGCGGATGCCGAATGGGCGCGGCATTTCGACCGCCGGCTGATGGCGGGCGGCAGTCTTCCGCATCCGGGCGGCATCGGGCGCGGCGCGCAAGCTTTCCGCCCGGAAGATGATGCCGGCGGCCAGATGCAACATCCGCCCGGACGGCTGACCGGACGGCTCCGCCGGCAGGCGGCGGAACGCGCCGTCCGGTATATGCTGGACCGGCTGGAGCCGTCCGGCACGCTGTACAGCTACACGACGGCCACCGTCCTGATGGTTTACGCGCTGCTGTCCGCCGGATTTTCCCCGAAGCACCCTGTTATCGCAAACGCTGCCGCGGGTCTTGAATCTTTTCTCATAACCGACCGGAATAATGGTCAAACGACGCTGCAAAATGCAACCTCGACCGTATGGGACACGGCGCTGATCAGTCATGCGCTGCAGAAGGCCGGTCTTCCCGCCGCCCATCCCGCGATACAGGGTGCCGGCCGTTATTTACTCGCCAGGCAGCATACAAGAACAGGCGACTGGAAGCTGCAGGCTCCCGGCGCCGTTCCGGGCGGTTGGGGCTTCTCCGACTGCAATACGATCAATCCCGACGTGGACGACACGTCTGCGGCGCTTCGGGCGATCGCCGGCCTCCGCGGCTCGCCGGCCGGCGAAGAGGCGCACAACCGCGGGCTGCAGTGGCTGCTCGCCCTGCAGAACGACGACGGAGGATGGGGCGCGTTCGAACGGAACTGCGACAGCCCTTTGGTGAAATGGCTGCCGCTGGACGGAGCGGGAGATGCGGCGGCCGATCCGTCCTCCGCCGATTTGACCGGCAGAGCGCTGGAATATTTGGGCGGGACGGCCGGGCTTACGGTCCGCCTTCCTTTTATCCGCAGAGCGGCGGACTGGCTTTACCTGAATCAGGAGCCGAACGGATCGTGGTACGGGAGATGGGGCGTCTGCTACCTGTACGGCACGTGGGCCGCTTTGACCGGACTGATCGCCGTCGGCGAAAATCCGCGTCATCCGCAAATCCGGAAGGCGGCCGAATGGCTCCGCTATATCCAGCACGACGACGGCGGCTTCGGCGAATCGTGCGTCAGCGACCGCGTCAAACGGTTCGTGCAGCTGCCGCTGTCCACCGTGACGCAAACCGCCTGGGCGCTCGATGCGCTGGTCGCCGTTCAGGACCGCCCGGACGAGTCGGCCCGCAAGGCCGCCGATTACCTGCTGCGGAACGTCGGAACGGACGGACCCGCGGCGCGTTATCCGACAGGCGGCGCGCTGCCCGGCCAAATGTATACCCGCTACGAAAGCTACCCGCTCGTCTGGCCGCTGCTGGCACTGGCCCATTACCGCAGCAAGTACGGCGTCTGA
- a CDS encoding DUF488 domain-containing protein, with translation MAYGFKIKRIYEAPDSGDGKRVLVDRIWPRGVTKEKAQLDDWMKAIAPSGELCKWFGHKPDRFEEFSRRYEAELAGGTAADNVEWLLARAGEGPVTLLYAARDEEHNQAVVLKRFLEAAKESKRDNGRD, from the coding sequence ATGGCATACGGGTTCAAAATCAAACGAATCTACGAAGCGCCGGACAGCGGCGACGGCAAACGCGTCCTGGTGGACCGGATTTGGCCGCGGGGCGTGACGAAGGAAAAGGCGCAGCTGGACGACTGGATGAAGGCGATTGCTCCAAGCGGCGAGCTTTGCAAGTGGTTCGGGCACAAGCCGGACAGGTTTGAGGAATTTTCCCGCCGGTACGAAGCGGAATTGGCCGGAGGAACCGCAGCGGACAACGTGGAATGGCTGCTCGCGCGGGCCGGCGAAGGACCGGTCACCCTGCTGTACGCCGCAAGGGACGAAGAGCATAATCAAGCCGTCGTCCTGAAGCGGTTTTTGGAAGCGGCGAAGGAATCGAAGCGTGACAATGGACGCGATTGA
- a CDS encoding NAD-dependent epimerase/dehydratase family protein, translated as MKDPVSRPAAKAIKVIITGVTGMVGEGVLHECLNHPDVAEILAVGRRPCGVSHPKLTEIVHGDFFDLRSIASRLTPYDACFFCLGVSSVGMKEEAYKRVTYDLTMHMAELLAEFNPDMTFVYVTGQGTDSTERGRSMWARVKGRTENDLLKLPFKAVYMFRPGYMHPTKGLNNTIRYYAFITWMYPVLRRLWPNRILTLREVGIAMIHAAQYGYSRPVLEPPDIARLAGTQATG; from the coding sequence ATGAAGGATCCGGTTTCCCGTCCGGCAGCGAAAGCGATCAAGGTGATCATCACCGGCGTTACCGGCATGGTGGGGGAAGGCGTCCTGCACGAATGTCTGAACCATCCGGACGTGGCGGAGATTCTGGCCGTCGGCCGGAGACCGTGCGGCGTCTCCCACCCCAAGCTGACGGAAATCGTGCATGGCGATTTTTTCGATTTGCGTTCGATCGCTTCAAGGCTGACGCCGTACGACGCCTGCTTTTTCTGCCTGGGCGTATCCTCTGTCGGCATGAAGGAGGAAGCGTATAAACGGGTCACCTACGACCTGACGATGCATATGGCGGAGCTGCTCGCGGAGTTTAATCCGGACATGACGTTCGTCTATGTCACCGGCCAAGGGACGGACAGCACGGAGCGGGGCCGCAGCATGTGGGCGAGGGTGAAGGGCAGGACGGAAAACGACCTGCTGAAGCTGCCGTTCAAAGCGGTGTATATGTTCCGTCCCGGCTATATGCATCCGACCAAGGGCCTGAACAATACGATCCGCTATTATGCTTTTATTACCTGGATGTATCCGGTATTGCGGAGGCTGTGGCCGAACCGGATTTTGACCCTGCGCGAGGTCGGCATCGCGATGATCCATGCCGCTCAGTACGGATACAGCCGGCCTGTGCTGGAGCCTCCCGACATCGCAAGGCTGGCGGGAACGCAAGCGACGGGGTGA
- a CDS encoding response regulator transcription factor yields MDNASILIIEDDKAIADLLVYGLNREGFRTSAASTGAEGLRQVELARPDALVLDWMLPDMSGLDLCRKVTSGSAVPILMLTARSDIADKVLGLEFGADDYLTKPFDLREVAARIRTLLRRIRQAGTPDSPAADDTDTIRFKDIELVKSRRIVRKNGRVVELTPKEFDLLRTLCEYRGKIFTRAELLEFVWGSGFSGDARTVDTHIQRLRKRLDVHDWITTAFGIGYKFEKRQP; encoded by the coding sequence ATGGATAACGCCAGCATTCTCATTATCGAAGACGACAAGGCGATTGCGGATTTGCTCGTGTACGGGCTGAACAGGGAAGGATTTCGGACTTCGGCCGCCTCGACGGGGGCGGAAGGCTTGCGGCAGGTGGAGCTGGCTCGGCCGGACGCGCTGGTGCTGGACTGGATGCTGCCGGACATGAGCGGATTGGATCTGTGCCGGAAAGTGACGAGCGGCTCCGCCGTCCCGATCCTGATGCTGACGGCCAGGTCCGACATTGCCGACAAGGTGCTCGGCCTCGAGTTCGGCGCCGACGATTACTTAACCAAGCCGTTCGACCTCCGGGAGGTCGCGGCCCGCATCCGGACGCTGCTGCGCCGCATCCGGCAGGCCGGCACGCCGGACAGCCCCGCAGCGGACGATACCGATACGATCCGCTTCAAGGATATCGAGTTGGTGAAAAGCCGGCGGATCGTCCGCAAAAACGGCAGGGTTGTCGAGCTGACGCCCAAGGAATTCGATCTCCTGCGAACGCTCTGCGAATACCGGGGCAAAATTTTCACCCGGGCGGAGCTGCTCGAGTTCGTGTGGGGGAGCGGCTTTAGCGGCGATGCCCGGACGGTCGATACGCATATTCAGCGGCTGCGCAAACGGCTGGACGTCCATGACTGGATCACCACCGCGTTCGGCATCGGCTATAAATTCGAAAAACGGCAGCCTTAG
- a CDS encoding ABC transporter substrate-binding protein has product MKRKKTAGLAAAGCLMLFALTACVGSGPDGGIAGGTGQNNRNGTDAAQSGGPARQPADGTKADGDGAKGTGGKTTIVFQTFWPDEWLAQAVKKYEAAHPNVDIKLSDVQTDDSHLEAAIEKFTTTMNTAMLSGSGPDLLEMDLLPTDKYRSRNLLVDYNELMDSDPSFEKDDYFGNILKGAQVGGGLYGMPLSFFLYGLAGDEDKIASTGVTVDDKTWTWNDFIDAASAMVKQGTLKFGIASDPESLLTQMVTDNYSLFVDEKNRKPLFDSDAFTGLMKQVKSMLDEGVIKTGNAIGRTDAYFRPIQINSAWDDLVSLREIGEHTKLYVKPHAAGTDAGGYFRTYRTIGMNAASKVKPEAWAFVKYLMSDELPRKPESAGFPINKKLFEDQLQQLQQEGTVQAYKEGPLHGQAIPVDDTMLEQLKSDVTGATHAVSYQSSQIEDIILDESAAFFSGQKSAEDVAKLIQNRAETYLNE; this is encoded by the coding sequence ATGAAGCGAAAGAAAACCGCGGGTTTGGCGGCTGCCGGCTGCCTGATGCTTTTCGCTCTGACGGCCTGCGTAGGAAGCGGCCCGGACGGCGGAATTGCGGGCGGCACCGGACAAAACAACCGTAACGGAACGGACGCTGCGCAGTCCGGCGGCCCGGCTCGGCAGCCGGCAGACGGAACGAAGGCGGACGGAGACGGCGCGAAAGGAACCGGCGGCAAAACGACGATCGTGTTCCAGACGTTCTGGCCCGACGAGTGGCTGGCACAGGCGGTTAAGAAATACGAAGCGGCACACCCGAACGTCGACATCAAGCTGTCGGACGTTCAAACCGACGATTCGCATTTAGAAGCGGCCATCGAAAAATTTACGACGACGATGAATACGGCGATGCTCTCCGGCAGCGGACCGGATCTGCTGGAAATGGACCTGCTGCCGACCGACAAATATCGGAGCCGGAACCTGCTGGTCGATTATAACGAATTGATGGACAGTGATCCGTCCTTCGAGAAGGACGATTATTTCGGCAACATTTTGAAGGGCGCGCAGGTCGGCGGCGGGCTGTACGGCATGCCGTTATCGTTTTTCCTGTACGGCCTCGCGGGCGACGAAGACAAAATCGCAAGCACCGGCGTGACCGTCGACGACAAAACGTGGACCTGGAACGATTTCATCGATGCCGCGAGCGCCATGGTGAAGCAGGGGACGCTGAAATTCGGGATTGCAAGCGATCCGGAGTCGCTGCTGACGCAGATGGTCACCGACAACTATTCGCTCTTTGTAGACGAGAAAAACCGGAAGCCCCTGTTCGATTCGGATGCTTTTACCGGCTTGATGAAGCAGGTCAAGTCGATGCTGGACGAAGGCGTGATCAAGACGGGCAACGCCATCGGCCGCACGGATGCGTACTTCAGGCCGATCCAGATCAATTCGGCTTGGGACGATCTCGTATCGCTGCGGGAAATCGGCGAGCATACGAAGCTGTACGTCAAGCCGCATGCGGCCGGAACGGACGCCGGCGGCTATTTCCGGACGTACCGGACGATCGGCATGAACGCCGCGTCCAAGGTCAAGCCGGAGGCGTGGGCGTTTGTCAAGTATTTGATGTCGGACGAGCTGCCGCGAAAACCGGAATCCGCCGGTTTTCCGATCAATAAGAAGCTGTTCGAGGATCAGCTGCAGCAGCTGCAGCAGGAGGGCACTGTGCAGGCTTACAAGGAAGGCCCGCTTCACGGCCAGGCGATTCCGGTCGACGACACCATGCTGGAGCAGCTGAAAAGCGATGTGACCGGGGCGACGCATGCCGTGTCGTACCAGTCCTCGCAAATCGAGGATATCATCTTGGACGAATCCGCAGCCTTTTTCAGCGGGCAAAAATCGGCCGAGGACGTCGCGAAGCTGATCCAGAACCGCGCGGAGACGTATCTCAATGAGTAG
- a CDS encoding carbohydrate ABC transporter permease, with translation MSRLRFRRLRGDGPAALLFLAPSAAGFAVFYAIPFAMGLAYSFTDQTIHGSFAGLRNYEALLASGSFRKAAANSLLFTGAGVPLLIAVSLLLALLLNRQIWLRNVLQTAFVLPLVVPVASVVMIWQIFFDWNGTLNAWMHALHGGRTDWLKSDWSMDVLILMYLWKNIGYDMILFLAGLQSIPKDYYETALIEGAGRLRRLFHITLVYLTPTMFFVLLISIVNSFKVFRETYLLAGDYPYDRIYMLQHYMNNMFVNLDIQKLTAAAVLMVGCMIVLAAGLLTAERRFRDFTDS, from the coding sequence ATGAGTAGGCTCCGTTTCCGGCGGCTGCGCGGGGACGGCCCGGCCGCCCTGCTGTTTCTGGCGCCGAGCGCGGCCGGCTTCGCCGTTTTCTATGCGATCCCGTTTGCGATGGGCCTCGCGTATTCGTTTACGGACCAAACGATTCACGGCTCCTTCGCCGGTCTCCGCAATTATGAGGCGCTGCTGGCAAGCGGCTCCTTCCGCAAGGCGGCGGCCAATTCGCTGCTTTTCACCGGAGCCGGAGTTCCGCTCCTGATCGCCGTGTCGCTGCTGCTCGCCCTGCTGCTGAACCGGCAAATTTGGCTGCGGAACGTGCTGCAGACCGCCTTTGTTCTGCCGCTCGTCGTTCCCGTCGCATCGGTCGTCATGATCTGGCAAATTTTTTTCGACTGGAACGGCACGCTGAATGCCTGGATGCACGCGCTCCACGGGGGGCGCACGGACTGGCTGAAATCCGACTGGTCGATGGATGTGCTGATCCTGATGTACCTCTGGAAAAATATCGGCTACGACATGATTTTGTTTCTCGCCGGGCTTCAGTCGATCCCGAAGGATTATTACGAAACGGCGCTCATCGAAGGGGCGGGCCGGCTGCGGCGCCTGTTCCACATTACGCTCGTCTATTTGACGCCGACGATGTTTTTCGTGCTGCTGATCTCGATCGTCAATTCGTTCAAGGTGTTCAGGGAGACGTATCTGCTCGCCGGCGATTATCCGTACGACCGGATCTATATGCTGCAGCATTACATGAACAACATGTTTGTCAACCTTGATATCCAGAAGCTGACGGCGGCGGCCGTTCTCATGGTCGGCTGCATGATCGTGCTCGCAGCCGGGCTGCTGACGGCCGAACGCCGGTTCCGGGACTTTACGGACTCATGA
- a CDS encoding carbohydrate ABC transporter permease, with protein sequence MNKLPLLPRLALTAALALLALVMAVPVVLTFTNSLMTEREIGDNYDLLGQMTNAAAGHKDDFVNLKLIPDWLSFGQYDEVLVQTPKFLHMYWNSAGMVAPIIAGQTAAASLAAYALSKLRFRGRDKLFMVYLMTMLMPFQVTLVPNYMVIERLGLMNSEAAIVLPGIFGAFGVFMLRQFMTGIPYTYMEAAKIDGAGHLTIFTRVILPLVKPGIAALTVLLFADYWNMVEQPLIFLQDAAKQPLSIYLAQINQDARGVGFAASVLYMTPMVLLFLYAESYFIEGIQLSGIKG encoded by the coding sequence TTGAACAAATTGCCGCTTCTCCCCCGGCTGGCGCTGACCGCCGCGCTGGCACTGCTAGCGCTCGTCATGGCGGTGCCGGTCGTGCTGACCTTCACCAACTCGCTGATGACGGAGCGGGAAATCGGCGACAACTACGATCTGCTCGGCCAAATGACGAACGCCGCAGCGGGACACAAGGACGATTTCGTCAATTTGAAGCTGATTCCCGATTGGCTCTCCTTCGGGCAGTATGACGAGGTGCTCGTTCAGACGCCGAAATTTCTGCATATGTACTGGAATTCGGCGGGGATGGTCGCGCCGATCATCGCGGGCCAGACGGCAGCTGCATCGCTGGCGGCTTATGCGCTCTCCAAGCTGCGCTTCCGCGGGCGGGATAAGCTGTTTATGGTTTATTTGATGACGATGCTGATGCCGTTCCAGGTGACGCTCGTCCCGAACTATATGGTCATCGAACGGCTGGGGCTCATGAACTCGGAGGCGGCAATCGTGCTGCCGGGCATATTCGGCGCCTTCGGCGTCTTTATGCTGCGCCAGTTTATGACCGGCATCCCCTATACGTACATGGAAGCGGCCAAAATCGACGGAGCGGGCCATCTGACGATTTTCACCCGCGTCATTCTTCCGCTCGTGAAGCCCGGTATCGCCGCCCTCACGGTGCTGCTGTTCGCCGATTATTGGAACATGGTCGAGCAGCCGCTCATTTTCCTGCAGGATGCCGCGAAGCAGCCGCTGTCGATCTATTTGGCGCAAATCAACCAGGATGCGCGCGGCGTGGGGTTCGCCGCTTCCGTGCTGTATATGACCCCGATGGTGCTGCTGTTCCTGTATGCCGAATCGTATTTTATCGAAGGGATCCAGCTGTCCGGGATCAAAGGGTAG